Proteins encoded within one genomic window of Formosa agariphila KMM 3901:
- a CDS encoding ABC transporter permease — protein sequence MGGKTQSLKQLALQKFKHNFWGVFSFCFILSVGLISVFAYTLAPDHSQYANQMHLSVHSKRPGFTVDMLTIPSQIKNKQNSIDKVFFGTINTDTEIPVSKYYKANDTLIYTEYASDGLIGAEKTLSLSGFSDQEISNLVAPRTFHLGTDKYGRDVLSRILVGARISFFIGFVAVFISLIIGLALGSIAGYYGGKVDAVIMWVINVTWSIPTLLLVIAITLALGKGFWQVFIAVGLTMWVEVARVVRGQIISAKEMQYVTAAKALGYNDYRIITKHILPNIMAPVIVICAANFASAILIESGLSFLGIGAQPPMASWGAMIKDHYNYIILGKPYLAIIPGLCIMSLVMAFMLIGNALRDALDVKS from the coding sequence ATGGGTGGTAAAACGCAATCATTAAAACAATTAGCGCTCCAAAAATTTAAACACAATTTTTGGGGCGTTTTTAGTTTCTGCTTTATTCTTAGTGTAGGGTTAATTTCAGTCTTCGCTTATACATTAGCTCCGGATCATTCGCAGTACGCGAACCAGATGCATCTTTCGGTTCATTCTAAAAGACCAGGATTTACTGTAGATATGTTGACTATTCCGTCGCAAATAAAAAACAAACAAAATAGCATTGACAAAGTGTTCTTCGGAACAATAAATACAGATACTGAAATTCCAGTGTCTAAATATTATAAAGCTAATGATACCTTAATATATACAGAGTACGCCTCAGATGGCTTGATAGGAGCCGAAAAGACATTAAGTTTAAGTGGCTTTTCAGACCAGGAAATCTCAAATTTAGTCGCGCCAAGAACATTTCATTTAGGTACAGATAAATACGGTAGAGATGTATTAAGTCGTATTTTAGTAGGTGCTAGAATCTCTTTCTTTATTGGGTTTGTAGCTGTTTTTATCTCATTAATTATTGGTTTGGCTTTAGGAAGTATTGCTGGATACTATGGCGGAAAAGTAGATGCTGTAATCATGTGGGTAATTAATGTTACATGGTCTATTCCTACATTATTATTAGTTATAGCAATTACTTTAGCTCTAGGAAAAGGGTTTTGGCAAGTGTTTATTGCAGTAGGTTTAACCATGTGGGTGGAAGTGGCACGTGTGGTACGCGGACAAATAATAAGTGCTAAGGAGATGCAATATGTTACTGCGGCGAAAGCTTTAGGATATAACGATTATCGTATTATTACTAAACATATCTTACCTAATATTATGGCACCAGTAATTGTTATTTGTGCAGCGAATTTTGCCTCTGCAATTTTAATAGAAAGTGGTTTGAGTTTCCTTGGAATTGGTGCACAACCGCCAATGGCTAGCTGGGGAGCAATGATAAAAGATCACTACAATTACATAATTTTAGGGAAGCCTTATTTAGCAATTATTCCCGGATTGTGTATCATGAGTTTGGTAATGGCTTTTATGCTAATAGGAAATGCGCTTCGAGATGCACTAGACGTAAAAAGTTAG
- a CDS encoding carboxy terminal-processing peptidase, producing the protein MKRNYKYLVVLLVLAFASCSFTTKTFSNPDKDKLLVQVITYVLERGHFDPKTIDDNFSEEVYNKYLNALDPLKRYFYASDIKEFEAYKDEIDEQLKEYDITFFNITHERLLQRMEESKVLYTEVLNTPFDYTLDEEFNADYEKKGYATSKKDMKNRWRQQLKFTTISNYDDLQTEEHLKKQKNPEYKIKSDSEMEKESRNATLKSIDNYYTDYIDDLERSDWFTVYVNAVVESFDPHTFYFAPEDKDRFDQQMSGKLEGIGARLTKKMDNVKIMELISGGPAWRGNELEVGDIILKVRQEDEEEFVNIVGMRLDDAIKYIKGPKGTEVTLTIKKVDGSTKDVSIVRDIVELEETYAKSSIVKKDDIKYGVINLPKFYVDFENYNNRNAASDIKNEIDRLKEEGMEGLVLDLRNNGGGSLQTVVDMAGLFIKDGPIVQVRSTGEPKEILRDKDESIEWDGPLVILVNELSASASEILAAAMQDYKRAIILGSKQTYGKGTVQNVLDLNRMVRNNSNGDLGALKLTTQKFYRINGGSTQLEGVKSDVVVPDRYSFIDIGEKDQENPLPWDKIAAADYTLWNGHFDYDTTIEKSKNRMSNNEQLKLIEDNAKWIKLKMDENEFNLNYVKYKEKLELNEEEAKRFEKISDYKSNLTYMSLPYEEALFVKDSTLREKRNRWHENLTQDVYMEEAVNVLEDLKGSYKVKADVAATEPSKGNLETTGTSSKN; encoded by the coding sequence ATGAAAAGGAATTACAAATACTTAGTTGTACTGTTAGTATTGGCGTTCGCGTCTTGCAGTTTTACTACAAAAACATTTAGCAATCCAGATAAAGATAAATTACTAGTTCAGGTAATTACTTATGTACTTGAACGGGGACATTTTGACCCCAAAACAATAGATGATAATTTTTCTGAAGAAGTTTACAATAAATATTTAAATGCTTTAGATCCATTAAAACGCTACTTCTATGCTTCCGACATTAAAGAGTTTGAAGCGTATAAAGATGAAATCGACGAACAGTTAAAAGAATACGATATTACTTTCTTTAATATCACGCACGAGCGTTTGCTTCAAAGAATGGAAGAATCTAAAGTGTTGTATACCGAAGTTTTAAATACACCATTTGATTATACATTAGATGAAGAATTTAATGCTGATTATGAAAAGAAAGGCTATGCAACGTCTAAAAAGGATATGAAAAATCGTTGGAGACAACAACTTAAATTTACAACCATTTCTAATTACGACGATTTACAAACGGAAGAACATCTTAAAAAACAGAAAAATCCAGAATATAAAATAAAATCGGATTCCGAAATGGAAAAGGAATCAAGAAATGCGACTTTAAAATCTATTGATAATTATTATACAGATTATATAGACGATTTAGAGCGTAGCGATTGGTTTACAGTATACGTAAATGCTGTGGTAGAATCTTTTGATCCACATACATTTTACTTTGCACCAGAAGACAAAGATAGATTTGATCAACAAATGTCTGGAAAGTTAGAAGGTATTGGCGCTCGATTAACTAAGAAAATGGATAATGTTAAAATTATGGAGCTTATTTCTGGAGGACCAGCCTGGAGAGGAAATGAGTTAGAAGTTGGAGATATTATTCTTAAAGTGCGTCAAGAAGATGAGGAAGAATTTGTTAATATAGTTGGTATGCGTTTAGACGACGCGATTAAATATATTAAAGGGCCAAAAGGAACAGAAGTAACTTTAACTATTAAAAAAGTTGATGGGTCTACTAAAGATGTTTCTATTGTTAGAGATATTGTAGAGTTAGAAGAGACTTATGCAAAATCGTCGATTGTAAAGAAAGACGATATAAAATACGGGGTAATTAACTTGCCTAAATTTTATGTTGATTTCGAAAATTACAATAACCGTAATGCAGCTTCAGATATCAAAAATGAAATTGATAGATTGAAAGAAGAAGGTATGGAAGGTTTAGTATTAGATTTAAGAAACAATGGTGGTGGATCATTACAAACTGTTGTCGATATGGCTGGATTGTTTATTAAAGACGGACCAATTGTTCAAGTACGTTCTACAGGCGAACCAAAAGAAATTTTAAGAGATAAAGATGAGTCTATCGAGTGGGACGGACCTTTAGTAATTTTGGTTAATGAATTGTCTGCTTCGGCTTCAGAGATTTTAGCAGCAGCAATGCAAGACTATAAACGTGCTATTATTTTAGGAAGTAAACAAACCTACGGTAAAGGAACTGTGCAAAATGTTCTAGATTTAAATAGAATGGTGCGTAATAATAGTAATGGCGATTTAGGAGCACTTAAATTAACGACTCAGAAATTCTATAGAATTAATGGTGGATCTACACAATTAGAAGGTGTTAAAAGTGATGTTGTTGTTCCAGATCGTTATAGCTTTATTGATATTGGAGAGAAGGATCAAGAAAATCCGTTGCCTTGGGATAAAATTGCAGCAGCAGATTATACCTTATGGAATGGGCATTTTGATTACGATACTACAATTGAGAAAAGTAAAAATCGTATGAGTAATAACGAGCAATTAAAATTAATTGAAGATAACGCAAAGTGGATTAAATTGAAGATGGATGAAAATGAATTCAATTTAAACTATGTAAAATATAAAGAGAAGTTAGAGCTTAACGAGGAAGAAGCTAAACGTTTTGAAAAAATTTCAGATTACAAATCAAATCTAACGTATATGTCTTTACCTTATGAAGAAGCCTTGTTTGTAAAAGATTCTACATTACGTGAAAAACGTAATCGTTGGCACGAGAATTTAACGCAAGATGTGTATATGGAAGAAGCTGTAAATGTACTTGAAGATTTAAAAGGGTCTTATAAAGTAAAAGCAGATGTTGCCGCTACCGAGCCTTCAAAAGGTAATTTAGAAACAACAGGTACATCTTCTAAAAATTAA
- the surE gene encoding 5'/3'-nucleotidase SurE, translating into MSKKPLILVVNDDGITAPGIRTLIKIMNTIGDVVVVAPDSPQSGMGHAITVDSTLYVEKITIDDGPQNEYSCSGTPADCVKLGIREILKRTPDLCVSGINHGSNSSINVIYSGTMSAAIEAGIEGIPAIGFSLLDYNWGANFEHSQSFIKTITENTLKHGLPQGVVLNVNIPNVSKSKIKGIRVCRQAKANWVEKFDKRQSPMGKDYYWLAGKFVNLDQGEDTDEWALENNYVSVVPVQFDLTAYQSIKQINTWNLND; encoded by the coding sequence ATGTCTAAAAAACCTCTTATTCTGGTTGTCAATGATGACGGAATTACTGCCCCTGGTATTAGAACTCTTATAAAAATAATGAATACAATTGGCGACGTAGTTGTTGTTGCTCCTGATAGTCCACAAAGTGGAATGGGACATGCCATTACTGTAGATTCTACTTTATATGTTGAAAAAATTACAATAGATGACGGACCTCAAAATGAATATAGTTGTTCGGGAACCCCTGCTGATTGTGTAAAATTAGGGATTCGTGAAATTTTAAAACGCACACCGGATCTTTGTGTTTCAGGAATTAATCACGGTTCTAATTCATCTATTAATGTTATTTACTCCGGAACTATGAGCGCTGCTATTGAAGCCGGTATTGAAGGCATTCCTGCTATCGGATTTTCATTATTAGATTACAATTGGGGAGCTAATTTTGAGCATTCGCAATCGTTTATAAAAACCATTACCGAAAATACTTTAAAACACGGTTTACCACAAGGGGTCGTTTTAAATGTAAATATCCCTAATGTTAGTAAATCTAAAATAAAAGGGATTCGTGTGTGCAGACAAGCAAAAGCGAATTGGGTTGAAAAATTTGACAAAAGACAAAGCCCTATGGGGAAAGATTATTATTGGCTTGCAGGTAAGTTTGTAAATTTAGACCAAGGTGAAGACACAGACGAATGGGCGTTAGAAAACAATTATGTTTCTGTAGTACCTGTACAGTTTGATTTAACTGCCTACCAAAGTATAAAACAAATTAACACTTGGAATTTAAATGATTAA
- the lpxB gene encoding lipid-A-disaccharide synthase, translating to MKYYIIAGEASGDLHGSNLMKALQKVDLDADFRFWGGDLMQQVGGTLVSHYKERAFMGFAEVIMNLSKILKAISFCKQDIASYNPDVIIFIDNSGFNLRIAKWAKQQNYRTNYYISPQVWASRASRVKNIKHDIDAMYVILPFVKSFYDTYDYDVTFVGHPLIDAIADRNQVSEHEFRAEHGLNNKPIIAILPGSRKQEISKMLSVMLSIIDDYPDYQFVIAGAPSQDYDYYQQFIKSKNVYFIANKTYDLLSVSYAAMVTSGTATLETALMKVPQVVCYKGSWLSYQIGKRIIKLKYISLVNLIMDKPVVTELIQDEFNAKNLKKELDIILDSYERTKFFIDYYDLEKKLGGKGASKKTAEHIYNALKLNA from the coding sequence ATGAAATATTACATTATTGCAGGAGAAGCTTCAGGAGACTTACACGGCTCGAATCTTATGAAAGCGCTACAGAAAGTAGATTTAGACGCTGACTTTAGATTTTGGGGAGGCGATCTTATGCAACAAGTAGGCGGTACTTTAGTGAGTCATTATAAAGAGCGTGCCTTTATGGGGTTTGCAGAAGTTATAATGAATTTATCTAAAATTCTAAAAGCCATCTCATTTTGTAAACAAGACATAGCGTCTTACAATCCAGATGTTATTATTTTTATAGATAATTCAGGTTTTAATTTACGCATTGCAAAATGGGCAAAACAACAAAATTACCGAACTAATTATTATATATCGCCACAAGTTTGGGCCTCTAGAGCAAGTCGTGTAAAAAATATAAAGCACGATATAGATGCCATGTATGTTATACTTCCATTTGTAAAATCGTTTTACGACACCTACGATTACGATGTAACATTTGTTGGACACCCTTTAATAGATGCTATTGCCGATAGAAATCAAGTTAGCGAACATGAATTTAGAGCAGAGCACGGGCTTAATAACAAACCTATTATAGCTATTTTACCTGGTAGTCGTAAACAGGAAATTAGTAAAATGCTTAGCGTAATGCTTAGTATAATTGATGATTATCCAGACTATCAATTTGTAATTGCTGGTGCACCAAGTCAGGATTACGATTATTACCAACAATTTATTAAAAGTAAAAACGTTTATTTTATAGCCAACAAAACTTACGATTTACTAAGTGTCTCTTATGCCGCAATGGTAACTTCGGGAACAGCCACTTTAGAAACGGCTTTAATGAAAGTACCTCAAGTAGTTTGTTATAAAGGGAGCTGGTTATCGTACCAAATTGGTAAACGTATAATTAAATTAAAATACATCTCTTTAGTTAATTTAATTATGGATAAACCTGTAGTTACAGAGCTTATTCAAGACGAATTTAACGCTAAGAATTTAAAAAAGGAGCTCGATATTATTTTAGATTCTTATGAACGTACAAAATTCTTTATTGACTATTACGATTTAGAAAAAAAACTTGGCGGAAAAGGCGCAAGTAAAAAAACAGCCGAACATATTTACAATGCCCTAAAATTGAATGCTTAA
- a CDS encoding C40 family peptidase, with product MHKLSFLFCLLICVSGCKSSKNTTSYNSSRTSEVSRASGTIPDSDTSEIVPLAPKNEADLKALGLEIVDFAQQFEGVRYKYGGTTKKGMDCSGLVYETYKAYNINLPRVSRDMANEGIKIDLEDVKAGDLLFFKTNPKRNSINHVGLVVESRVGHVEFIHSTTSKGVITSSLAERYWYHSFEEARRIL from the coding sequence ATGCACAAATTATCCTTTTTATTTTGCTTACTTATTTGTGTAAGTGGTTGTAAATCTTCTAAAAACACAACATCTTATAACAGTTCAAGAACTTCTGAAGTTTCTCGAGCTTCTGGAACTATTCCAGATTCAGATACTTCTGAAATTGTACCCTTAGCTCCAAAAAACGAAGCCGATTTAAAAGCATTAGGATTAGAAATAGTCGATTTTGCTCAGCAATTCGAAGGCGTTCGTTACAAATACGGAGGCACTACAAAAAAAGGAATGGATTGTTCTGGATTAGTGTACGAAACCTATAAAGCATACAACATTAACTTACCCCGAGTTTCTAGAGACATGGCTAATGAAGGAATTAAAATAGATTTAGAAGATGTAAAAGCAGGCGACTTATTATTTTTTAAAACTAACCCAAAACGAAATAGTATTAACCATGTTGGTTTAGTAGTAGAATCTCGAGTGGGACATGTAGAATTTATACATTCCACCACTAGCAAAGGCGTTATAACTTCTTCATTGGCAGAGCGCTATTGGTATCATTCTTTTGAAGAAGCGCGCAGAATACTCTAA